One window from the genome of Equus asinus isolate D_3611 breed Donkey chromosome 29, EquAss-T2T_v2, whole genome shotgun sequence encodes:
- the LOC123282036 gene encoding uncharacterized protein: MCKENSLTMSSVSPLIRLYAIIHNHYNCHIDLPFNKRSLPHHLLVSMLTSPRGLEGAEHNREAVSGPVSPHLGLAARSRVPTGCGRILPLWRAAPSKTPLPCDDKLLFFQLTVRGQRSVGRPQADVDRDEDEEDREEEDAGCRGGHSKELHPPTAAQPPAAGTLSLPGGAALPWEPRRRPRGTRVYYRRIDPRGRGPHPPAEGRACSSPPSRVREKQSQTTARSANCKCLVSVGRRLRAPLRVEVKHLKRREVG, translated from the exons ATGTGTAAAGAAAACTCGCTTACAATGTCATCTGTGTCTCCGTTAATACGCCTTTATGCTATCATCCATAATCATTATAATTGTCATATCGATCTCCCTTTTAATAAACGGAGTCTTCCTCATCATTTATTGGTGTCCATGCTAACCAGCCCTCGGGGGCTCGAAGGGGCCGAGCACAACCGCGAAGCAGTGTCTGGTCCAGTGTCGCCACATCTGGGTCTGGCTGCCAGGAGCAGAGTACCCACAGGATGCGGCAGGATCCTTCCTTTGTGGCGCGCAGCTCCCTCGAAAACACCCCTTCCTTGCGACGACAAACTCCTCTTTTTTCAGTTAACAGTTCGGGGACAGAGGTCGGTGGGGAGGCCCCAAGCTGACGTAGACCGAGATGAAGATGAGGAAGACCGGGAGGAGGAAGACGCTGGCTGCCGCGGCGGCCACAGCAAAGAGCTCCATCCTCCAACCGCAGCGCAGCCTCCCGCAGCCGGCACTCTCTCGCTGCCAGGAGGCGCCGCGTTGCCATGGGAACCGCGACGGCGCCCCCGCGGCACCCGCGTTTATTACCGGAGAATCGACCCGCGCGGACGCGGTCCCCACCCCCCGGCGGAGGGCCGCGCTTGCTCCTCGCCCCCGTCACGCGTGCGGGAAAAGCAGAGCCAGACCACGGCGCGAAGTGCAAACTGCAAATGCCTCGTAAGCGTTGGCCGGAGGCTGAGAGCGCCGCTGCGAGTGGAG GTGAAGCACCTGAAGCGCAGAGAGGTTGGGTGA